From the Nonlabens marinus S1-08 genome, one window contains:
- a CDS encoding sensor histidine kinase yields MSNQNSNTRRSYRFALRSSVFITLILGGFLVLLIVLGAQIAWWHFFAFISSVFLVCFFVIQYRVQKFIYRRIKKIYEDVSLLESTDFADREIATDMRTLTKQVEQFARNKKIEIETLKVREAYRKEFLGNISHELKTPLFTVQGYIDTLIEGAHKDKSIRKKYLNRAQKGVERLTYIVNDMDMITKLEIGDMNLEKTEFDIVELIRQVYDQFEMKAAKKSISLVFDMVYTAPIMVFADQERIQQVVANLLVNSIKYGKKNGTTEVAIEDLINNKVILRVTDNGEGIDKLHIPRLFERFFRVDRTGSRKEGGSGLGLAIVKHIVEAHNERIYVDSELGIGSEFSFTLEKASPIKAFKPKPSSSSTPSPE; encoded by the coding sequence ATGTCCAATCAAAATAGCAACACACGCCGCAGTTATAGATTTGCATTAAGATCCTCTGTTTTTATAACACTTATTCTAGGTGGATTTTTAGTGCTGTTAATTGTTCTAGGAGCGCAGATCGCATGGTGGCATTTTTTTGCTTTTATTTCTTCTGTTTTTCTGGTCTGCTTCTTTGTTATCCAGTATCGGGTTCAAAAGTTTATTTACAGACGTATTAAAAAGATTTATGAAGACGTTAGTTTGCTTGAGTCTACAGACTTTGCAGATCGTGAAATAGCCACTGACATGCGAACTTTGACCAAGCAAGTCGAACAATTTGCTCGCAACAAGAAAATTGAGATTGAAACCCTGAAAGTACGCGAAGCGTATAGAAAGGAATTTTTAGGAAATATTTCTCACGAACTCAAAACACCACTATTTACTGTTCAAGGTTATATAGATACCTTGATAGAAGGAGCTCATAAGGATAAATCTATACGCAAGAAGTATTTGAATCGAGCCCAGAAAGGAGTAGAGCGATTGACTTATATAGTCAATGACATGGACATGATCACTAAGCTTGAAATAGGTGATATGAACCTAGAAAAAACCGAGTTTGATATCGTAGAGCTTATTCGTCAGGTATACGATCAGTTTGAGATGAAAGCTGCTAAAAAGAGCATTTCACTTGTTTTTGACATGGTCTATACCGCACCTATCATGGTTTTTGCAGACCAAGAACGCATACAGCAAGTGGTAGCTAATTTACTGGTCAATTCCATTAAGTATGGCAAAAAAAATGGAACTACAGAGGTAGCCATTGAAGACCTGATCAATAATAAGGTGATTCTAAGAGTAACCGACAATGGTGAGGGAATCGACAAACTTCATATCCCTAGACTTTTTGAACGCTTTTTTAGAGTGGATCGTACCGGCTCTCGTAAGGAAGGTGGTTCTGGACTAGGTCTGGCCATTGTTAAGCACATCGTAGAGGCACATAACGAGCGTATCTATGTAGATAGTGAGTTAGGAATAGGATCAGAATTCTCATTCACATTAGAGAAAGCATCACCAATCAAAGCCTTTAAGCCTAAACCTTCTTCCTCAAGCACTCCTAGTCCAGAATAA
- a CDS encoding glycosyltransferase, with protein sequence MQISKNILVAPLNWGLGHATRCIPLIKALLENGDQPIIASDGPALELLKKEFPELPAVELPAYDVEYAEKGEHLKLKLLKDSPKIWNAIRAEHRLLPHLIHEYDLHGVISDNRLGLYSRTVPCVIMSHQLQVLSGGTTWLSTQLHLHYIRKFKACWIPDHASYPNLTGKLSYNNDSAIEKVYLGPISRFEYKQPLQYKYDLLVILSGPEPQRGILENILLEQLKKFNGSVLFVAGIVEPLQTVSKKGKLTYHNYLSTDGLQKAMERSQMVLCRSGYTSIMDLCKLRKKAFFIPTPGQFEQEYLASHLEKQGMAPFATQEDFQIEMLDQLENYSGLGVLEEEGLGLKALIGDAFSNVNENSDPIPNSLST encoded by the coding sequence ATGCAAATATCTAAAAACATTTTGGTTGCACCATTGAATTGGGGACTAGGTCATGCGACTCGCTGCATTCCCTTGATCAAAGCGCTTTTAGAAAACGGTGATCAGCCTATCATTGCTAGCGATGGCCCGGCTTTAGAACTTTTAAAAAAAGAATTTCCAGAGCTTCCTGCTGTTGAATTGCCCGCTTATGATGTTGAATATGCTGAGAAAGGAGAGCATTTAAAGCTGAAACTACTCAAGGATTCTCCTAAAATATGGAATGCCATTCGTGCTGAACATCGACTTCTACCCCATTTGATCCATGAATATGATTTGCATGGCGTCATCAGTGACAACCGGCTGGGACTGTATTCAAGGACCGTCCCGTGTGTAATCATGTCTCATCAACTGCAGGTACTTTCAGGAGGCACCACCTGGTTGAGCACGCAGTTACACTTGCATTATATAAGAAAGTTTAAAGCCTGCTGGATACCAGATCATGCTAGTTATCCTAATTTGACGGGTAAGTTATCCTATAACAATGATTCCGCTATTGAGAAGGTGTATTTGGGTCCTATTAGTAGGTTTGAGTACAAACAACCTTTGCAATACAAGTATGACTTGCTGGTCATTCTTTCTGGACCAGAGCCTCAACGTGGCATATTAGAAAACATACTTCTAGAGCAACTTAAAAAATTCAATGGCAGTGTTTTATTTGTTGCAGGAATAGTTGAACCCCTGCAGACAGTCAGTAAAAAAGGCAAACTAACCTATCATAATTATCTTTCAACTGACGGTTTACAAAAAGCGATGGAAAGGTCTCAAATGGTTTTATGCCGCAGTGGCTATACCAGTATTATGGACTTATGTAAATTGAGGAAAAAAGCCTTTTTCATTCCAACTCCAGGTCAATTTGAACAGGAGTATCTGGCAAGTCATTTGGAAAAACAAGGTATGGCACCGTTTGCAACTCAAGAAGATTTTCAGATTGAAATGCTAGATCAATTAGAAAATTATTCTGGACTAGGAGTGCTTGAGGAAGAAGGTTTAGGCTTAAAGGCTTTGATTGGTGATGCTTTCTCTAATGTGAATGAGAATTCTGATCCTATTCCTAACTCACTATCTACATAG
- the trmB gene encoding tRNA (guanosine(46)-N7)-methyltransferase TrmB, giving the protein MGSKNKMKRFRENETFPNVVQPTREEMVDGFEWKGKWAEFFKNDHPITLELGCGKGEYTVDLARKHPDRNFIGIDIKGSRFWRGAKTAIEEGLQNVAFLRTQIELVDYAFAKAEISEIWITFPDPQIKYKRTKHRMTNPEFLDRYRTILKPDGIIHLKTDSEYMHGYTLGLLQGLGEEVLYAHHNIYTNTEAPEEVVGTQTFYEKQYLELGKPITYMKFKLRR; this is encoded by the coding sequence TTGGGAAGTAAAAATAAAATGAAGCGTTTTAGAGAGAATGAAACATTCCCAAACGTAGTCCAGCCAACCCGTGAGGAGATGGTAGATGGTTTTGAATGGAAAGGTAAATGGGCTGAGTTTTTTAAAAATGACCATCCCATCACTCTAGAATTAGGTTGTGGGAAAGGGGAGTATACCGTGGATTTAGCACGTAAGCATCCAGACCGCAACTTTATAGGCATTGATATTAAGGGGTCTCGATTTTGGAGAGGTGCAAAAACAGCCATCGAAGAAGGTTTGCAAAATGTGGCCTTTCTTAGAACTCAAATTGAGTTGGTGGATTACGCTTTCGCGAAAGCGGAAATATCAGAAATTTGGATCACCTTCCCAGATCCGCAAATCAAGTATAAGCGTACGAAACACCGCATGACCAACCCTGAATTCTTAGATCGATATCGCACTATCTTAAAACCAGATGGCATCATACACCTCAAAACAGATTCTGAATACATGCACGGTTATACACTGGGCTTATTACAAGGCCTGGGAGAGGAGGTGCTATACGCCCACCATAATATATATACGAACACAGAAGCTCCAGAGGAAGTGGTAGGGACACAAACTTTCTATGAAAAACAGTATCTTGAGCTAGGAAAGCCTATAACCTATATGAAGTTTAAGTTGCGTAGATGA
- a CDS encoding LysE family translocator, producing the protein MISFLHFLFGLAIGFVGVIPPGLLNLTAAKVSVKQGRRAAIIFAAGASLVVIVQVYIGVFFSELLSQSPEVLTMLERFAIIIFFGLSIFFLIRARLDSKPQLKPLHKADYKLFGQGIILSALNVFPIPFYIGFSSFLASRNAFEFEFPMAHFFILGATLGTFLMLCAYIKYVKRFGFDSTTFARKVNYLLAFMTMAIAVFTLIRIY; encoded by the coding sequence ATGATCAGTTTTTTACACTTTTTATTTGGGCTTGCCATCGGGTTTGTAGGTGTTATACCTCCTGGGTTGCTGAATCTGACAGCCGCCAAAGTAAGTGTGAAGCAAGGGCGCCGTGCGGCGATCATCTTTGCGGCAGGAGCCTCATTAGTGGTTATTGTTCAGGTATATATAGGCGTATTTTTTTCGGAACTGTTAAGCCAAAGTCCAGAGGTTTTGACCATGCTGGAACGATTTGCCATCATCATCTTTTTTGGTCTTTCCATTTTCTTTTTGATACGGGCTCGACTGGACAGCAAGCCACAACTAAAACCTTTGCATAAAGCGGATTATAAACTATTCGGGCAAGGAATAATTTTGTCTGCACTTAATGTGTTCCCTATTCCATTTTATATAGGATTTAGTTCTTTTTTAGCCAGTCGGAATGCCTTTGAGTTTGAATTTCCAATGGCTCATTTCTTCATTTTAGGAGCTACTCTTGGTACTTTTTTAATGTTGTGCGCTTATATCAAATATGTCAAACGCTTTGGGTTTGATAGTACCACTTTTGCACGCAAGGTGAATTATTTGCTCGCTTTTATGACCATGGCTATTGCTGTGTTTACGCTTATTAGAATTTACTGA
- a CDS encoding MGMT family protein, whose amino-acid sequence MANSDFFERVYEVVRQVPVGKVTSYGAIAKYLGTPRSSRAVGYAMNAAHAHLDVPAQRVVNRNGLLTGKHHFPGTHLMQQLLESEGLIIQKDQVQNFDAVFWDPMLELSLDQ is encoded by the coding sequence ATGGCAAACTCAGATTTTTTTGAAAGAGTGTATGAGGTAGTGCGTCAAGTTCCAGTAGGCAAGGTGACTAGCTATGGAGCAATAGCTAAATATCTAGGTACGCCGCGCAGCAGTAGAGCCGTAGGTTATGCCATGAATGCAGCACATGCTCATCTGGACGTTCCAGCACAACGAGTGGTCAACCGCAATGGATTGTTAACAGGGAAACACCATTTTCCAGGAACACACCTAATGCAGCAACTGCTAGAGAGTGAGGGTTTAATTATTCAAAAAGATCAAGTCCAAAACTTTGATGCTGTTTTTTGGGATCCGATGCTGGAACTAAGTTTAGACCAATAA
- a CDS encoding NAD-dependent succinate-semialdehyde dehydrogenase gives MSDKGITTINPATEEKLDFYPHMTDHELTSAVQNCHNAFLKWKTKTVEERGKVIKAIGESLKKNKEELSQLMTAEMGKLLSQSYSEVDLCAGICDHTADIAPKELADEVRELSNGGRGLITYSPIGVIYGIQPWNYPAYQVIRYAIVNLIAGNGVLLKHAESVTGCGEKIKEIFEEAGLPKHLFTTLIINHDQSDKVIENDLVRGVTLTGSPVAGEIIGAKAGKQLKKTVLELGSNDAYIVLEDADMEVAIEACVKGRIYNNGETCIAAKRFIVVEAVYDEFKDGFVKAMKAIKHGDPTGDNVDIGPMARKDLREELHNQVLESVANGATILCGGEMPEGKGYYYPSTVIENVNPGQPTYDDELFGPVAALIKAKDAEDAMRIANDSRFGLGGGIFTKDEDKAFEMASKHFDTGMVFINSFGLAQPNMPFGGVKRSGFGREHGGFGMKEFVNTKAIMRLES, from the coding sequence ATGAGCGATAAAGGAATAACTACCATCAACCCAGCAACTGAAGAGAAATTGGATTTTTATCCTCATATGACGGATCATGAATTGACCAGCGCTGTACAGAATTGCCACAATGCATTTTTAAAATGGAAAACCAAGACTGTTGAAGAACGTGGCAAAGTAATAAAAGCAATAGGCGAGAGTCTTAAAAAGAATAAAGAGGAATTATCTCAACTCATGACTGCAGAGATGGGGAAATTACTTTCTCAAAGTTATTCAGAGGTAGATTTGTGTGCTGGTATATGTGATCACACTGCTGATATCGCTCCGAAAGAATTAGCTGATGAAGTACGTGAATTATCTAATGGTGGACGCGGTTTAATTACGTACTCACCAATTGGTGTTATTTATGGAATCCAACCTTGGAACTATCCAGCATACCAAGTAATCCGTTATGCAATAGTTAATCTAATAGCCGGTAATGGAGTGTTGCTAAAACATGCCGAATCCGTAACAGGCTGTGGAGAAAAAATTAAAGAGATTTTTGAAGAAGCAGGCTTACCTAAACACTTATTTACCACACTAATAATCAATCATGATCAGTCTGATAAAGTAATTGAAAATGATTTAGTACGTGGTGTTACCTTAACTGGAAGCCCGGTAGCTGGAGAAATTATAGGAGCTAAAGCAGGTAAGCAGCTTAAGAAGACTGTTTTAGAGCTAGGTTCCAATGATGCATACATCGTTTTAGAGGACGCAGATATGGAGGTAGCAATTGAAGCTTGTGTAAAAGGAAGAATTTACAACAATGGAGAAACTTGTATTGCAGCTAAGAGGTTTATTGTTGTAGAGGCAGTTTACGATGAATTCAAGGATGGTTTTGTCAAAGCGATGAAAGCTATTAAACATGGTGATCCAACTGGCGATAACGTAGATATAGGACCTATGGCAAGAAAAGATTTGAGAGAAGAACTACACAATCAAGTATTAGAAAGTGTGGCTAACGGTGCTACTATATTATGCGGTGGTGAAATGCCAGAAGGCAAAGGATATTATTATCCTTCAACCGTAATCGAAAATGTGAATCCAGGTCAGCCCACTTATGATGATGAGCTATTTGGACCTGTGGCAGCTTTAATTAAAGCTAAAGACGCAGAAGATGCTATGCGAATTGCAAACGATAGCCGCTTCGGTTTAGGAGGTGGAATATTTACTAAAGATGAAGATAAAGCGTTTGAAATGGCCAGTAAACATTTTGATACTGGGATGGTGTTTATCAATTCGTTTGGGTTAGCGCAACCTAATATGCCATTTGGTGGTGTAAAACGATCAGGATTTGGTAGAGAACATGGTGGGTTTGGAATGAAAGAATTTGTGAATACTAAAGCGATCATGAGGCTGGAAAGCTAG
- a CDS encoding acyl-CoA dehydrogenase family protein, whose product MSLFSKIKGTLNLMRNIDLEKLAALNAKVDLSKVMDTVGNLDDRQLAGLMKMLSTKKKKGQHKLPPIDGDFYNLSLNLTEKQREVQMKVRNFMEDEVQPIANDYWNRAEFPHDLIPKFAKLNIAGVAYQGYGCPGMDFVTEGIIAEEIARVDVSISTFFGVHSGLAMGSIYLCGSEEQKKEWLPQMARMEKIGAFGLTEPEVGSGIAGGMETTCRKDGDYWVLNGQKKWIGNATFADVTIIWARDEDSNQVKGFLVRKENPGFHAEKMQDKMALRIVQNAIITLTNCAVPESDRLQEANSFKDTAKVLRMTRAGVAWQAVGCARGAYENALKYTKKREQFGRPIASFQLVQNHLVEMISNLTSIQTLCFRLSEMQDQGILKDEHASLAKVICSMRTRDIVSRAREVMGGNGILLEHNVARFVADAEAIYSYEGTKEINTLIVGRAITGYSAFVS is encoded by the coding sequence ATGTCATTATTTTCAAAAATTAAAGGAACCCTCAACTTGATGAGGAATATCGATCTAGAAAAACTCGCAGCACTCAATGCTAAGGTGGACCTTTCCAAAGTAATGGATACCGTAGGCAATCTGGACGATCGCCAGCTGGCAGGATTGATGAAAATGCTTTCCACCAAAAAGAAAAAAGGACAGCACAAACTACCACCTATCGATGGTGATTTCTACAATTTGAGTCTCAATTTGACTGAAAAACAACGGGAAGTACAAATGAAAGTGCGCAACTTTATGGAGGATGAAGTGCAGCCTATAGCCAATGATTATTGGAATCGGGCAGAGTTCCCACACGATCTCATCCCAAAATTTGCAAAACTCAATATCGCGGGAGTCGCCTATCAAGGTTATGGCTGTCCAGGGATGGACTTTGTCACTGAAGGAATTATTGCTGAAGAAATAGCTAGAGTGGATGTAAGTATATCTACGTTTTTTGGCGTTCATAGTGGCCTCGCCATGGGTTCTATTTATTTGTGTGGTAGTGAGGAGCAAAAAAAGGAATGGCTACCTCAAATGGCTCGAATGGAAAAAATCGGAGCCTTCGGTCTTACAGAGCCTGAAGTGGGAAGCGGTATTGCAGGTGGGATGGAAACAACTTGTCGTAAGGATGGTGATTATTGGGTTTTAAATGGGCAGAAAAAATGGATTGGAAATGCCACGTTTGCAGATGTAACCATCATCTGGGCACGCGATGAAGACAGTAATCAAGTTAAAGGGTTCCTAGTAAGAAAAGAAAATCCTGGATTTCATGCGGAAAAGATGCAGGATAAAATGGCTTTGCGTATTGTTCAAAATGCCATTATTACCTTAACAAACTGTGCGGTTCCAGAAAGCGACCGCTTGCAAGAGGCCAATAGCTTTAAAGATACCGCCAAGGTATTGCGTATGACCCGTGCAGGTGTCGCATGGCAGGCCGTGGGTTGTGCTAGAGGTGCTTATGAAAATGCCTTGAAGTACACTAAGAAACGAGAGCAATTCGGTCGACCTATTGCCAGTTTCCAGTTGGTTCAAAATCATTTAGTTGAAATGATTTCTAATTTGACCAGTATTCAAACCTTGTGTTTTAGATTGAGTGAGATGCAAGATCAAGGGATCTTAAAAGACGAACACGCGTCGCTGGCTAAAGTGATCTGTTCTATGCGTACTAGAGACATCGTTTCTAGAGCACGTGAGGTCATGGGCGGTAATGGAATTCTACTAGAACACAACGTCGCCAGATTTGTAGCAGATGCTGAGGCCATTTACAGTTATGAGGGAACTAAAGAAATTAATACTTTGATTGTAGGTCGTGCCATTACAGGTTACAGTGCGTTTGTGAGTTAG
- a CDS encoding PEP/pyruvate-binding domain-containing protein has product MNRLLLSMVIILGCISQQSVAQEFTNDRIAAMIKEYRSLDRGPYKRIEWFCADGTTRGSKDPCPDAIGGGIQHASYKTEIEQLARKEHIYFSEILAAADLWEFWDGENNHSRVKQYQLNNFLVSADNGWILEKARFYRGSKQVEDEEEWGRKFYYTVLGDNDLIDRDFFLLRESLRDLPHDGDTNLAQEVRSLSKTLAEKHPKFMDLRIKIHGNPESKDITATQEWIKENNSDLTFKQREEFEKLVDVMQEFYEPVAVSSLDKMVADWDKDSYIRKQAELFSKTYTNDTDPSILIPAAANLMCDIRTNIKDDKRGTRRTSAMELSLRLEELIFQTTPKWEPNTLQEHLDKVYALSEALASGGYVEQWEWDAVESRLFTAEGETIKAHELLDFIAAARSQVEWGTGMVNAIYGDDVERYMEFEPLAYGFLDDRIRSSLLLPLGDAIGELGGLVSRQIGLTSQVESVNNPSTIRGLNAGYAKGKLVVVEGNAEGMTVDPNKIYVFDRPPSDLKPVAGIATVSEGNLVSHVQLLARNLGIPNAAISTDNLSDLKVFHGKEIFYAVSGKGTVVIKSVDEMSQAEKNLFSSNRKEKKTIRIPEGKLKLDGTMPINMANVSSADSGILSGPKAANLGQLKQLFPEHVVNGIVVPFGVFKDHMNQKMPSKDQSYWQYLTEIFNTADRMRKNKLEESEVIKYQLAEFSKLRAEINKMPMKPAFLGQLESDFKTVLNGKIGTVPVFLRSDTNMEDLEEFTGAGLNLTVFNAVERDKIIQGIRDVWASPYTERSFKWRQAYLENPENVYPSILIIPTVDVDYSGVLITKDFINNNDDKITVAMSRGGGGAVDGQAAETYLVDKNGKGELISPARENKMRQLPATGGSVMKQVDFNTSILTPQNLKTIKEFAEEAHKTMPGSKNGSYKGAWDIELGFKDGKLYLFQIRPFVENDQAKNSEYLATIDSDVNLNTELYLNKNIKN; this is encoded by the coding sequence ATGAATAGACTTTTACTAAGCATGGTTATCATTTTAGGATGCATATCGCAACAATCTGTTGCTCAAGAATTCACTAACGATCGTATCGCGGCAATGATTAAAGAATACCGCAGCCTAGATCGTGGTCCCTATAAAAGAATTGAATGGTTTTGTGCTGATGGTACGACTAGAGGTTCTAAAGATCCTTGTCCAGATGCCATAGGTGGTGGGATTCAGCATGCCAGTTACAAGACTGAAATCGAACAATTAGCTAGGAAAGAACACATTTATTTCAGTGAGATTCTCGCTGCGGCAGATTTATGGGAGTTCTGGGATGGAGAAAATAATCATTCTAGAGTAAAGCAATATCAGCTCAACAATTTCTTGGTGTCTGCTGACAACGGTTGGATTTTAGAAAAGGCAAGATTCTATCGTGGTTCTAAGCAGGTGGAAGATGAAGAGGAGTGGGGACGTAAGTTCTATTACACGGTTTTAGGAGATAACGATTTAATTGATAGAGACTTTTTCTTGTTGCGGGAAAGCTTGCGTGATTTACCACATGATGGAGATACTAACCTTGCACAAGAGGTGAGAAGCCTAAGCAAAACATTAGCTGAAAAGCACCCTAAGTTCATGGACTTGCGCATCAAAATACACGGAAATCCAGAATCTAAAGATATCACCGCTACTCAAGAATGGATCAAGGAAAACAACAGTGACTTGACTTTCAAACAAAGAGAAGAGTTTGAAAAATTAGTCGATGTGATGCAGGAGTTTTATGAGCCAGTAGCTGTTAGTAGTTTAGATAAAATGGTGGCTGATTGGGACAAAGATTCTTATATCAGAAAACAAGCAGAATTATTCTCCAAAACCTACACTAACGATACAGATCCGTCCATATTAATCCCAGCAGCGGCAAACTTGATGTGCGACATACGCACTAATATTAAAGACGACAAGCGAGGTACCCGACGAACTTCTGCCATGGAACTGAGTTTGAGATTGGAAGAATTGATATTTCAAACTACTCCAAAGTGGGAACCTAATACGCTGCAAGAACACCTTGATAAAGTATATGCGTTGAGTGAGGCATTAGCTTCTGGTGGCTATGTGGAGCAATGGGAATGGGACGCGGTCGAATCTAGACTGTTTACTGCTGAGGGGGAAACCATTAAAGCCCACGAACTATTAGATTTTATAGCTGCCGCACGCAGCCAGGTAGAATGGGGTACCGGAATGGTAAATGCTATTTATGGCGATGATGTAGAACGTTATATGGAGTTTGAGCCCTTAGCCTATGGGTTTCTTGACGATCGTATCCGCAGTTCATTGTTATTACCTTTAGGTGATGCGATAGGAGAACTTGGTGGTCTAGTCTCCAGACAAATAGGGTTGACAAGTCAAGTGGAAAGTGTCAATAATCCATCCACCATCCGTGGATTGAATGCGGGTTATGCTAAAGGAAAACTTGTGGTAGTAGAAGGGAATGCAGAGGGTATGACGGTAGATCCTAATAAAATCTACGTGTTCGATAGACCACCTAGCGACTTAAAACCAGTGGCAGGCATTGCAACGGTATCTGAAGGTAATTTGGTTTCTCACGTGCAATTGCTAGCAAGAAACCTAGGGATTCCTAATGCTGCTATATCCACTGATAATTTATCGGACTTGAAAGTGTTTCATGGAAAAGAAATTTTCTATGCTGTAAGCGGTAAAGGTACTGTGGTGATCAAGTCAGTAGATGAAATGTCTCAAGCTGAAAAGAATTTATTCTCTTCTAATAGAAAAGAGAAAAAAACCATTCGCATTCCAGAAGGTAAATTGAAATTGGACGGCACTATGCCGATAAATATGGCCAACGTATCAAGTGCTGATAGTGGAATTTTGAGTGGTCCAAAGGCAGCAAACTTGGGTCAATTAAAACAACTGTTTCCTGAGCATGTGGTAAATGGTATCGTGGTACCATTTGGCGTATTTAAAGACCACATGAATCAAAAGATGCCTAGCAAGGATCAATCGTATTGGCAATACTTGACTGAGATTTTTAATACTGCTGATCGCATGCGTAAGAACAAACTGGAGGAATCTGAAGTGATTAAATATCAGCTTGCAGAATTTTCTAAGCTCAGAGCAGAAATTAATAAAATGCCAATGAAGCCAGCATTTTTAGGACAATTGGAAAGTGACTTCAAAACTGTACTCAATGGAAAAATAGGAACGGTGCCTGTCTTTTTACGTAGTGATACGAACATGGAAGATCTAGAAGAGTTTACAGGTGCGGGACTTAATTTGACTGTTTTTAATGCAGTAGAAAGAGATAAAATCATACAAGGCATTAGAGATGTATGGGCATCCCCATACACTGAACGTAGTTTTAAATGGAGACAAGCCTACCTAGAAAACCCAGAGAATGTATACCCATCCATATTAATCATACCTACGGTAGATGTGGATTACAGTGGGGTCTTGATTACAAAAGATTTCATTAATAATAACGATGATAAAATTACTGTCGCTATGAGTCGCGGTGGTGGTGGTGCTGTAGATGGACAAGCTGCCGAAACTTATCTGGTAGACAAAAATGGAAAAGGAGAACTGATTTCACCCGCAAGAGAAAATAAAATGCGTCAACTTCCAGCTACAGGAGGATCTGTAATGAAACAAGTGGACTTCAACACGAGTATTTTAACTCCGCAAAATCTCAAAACCATTAAAGAATTTGCAGAGGAAGCTCATAAGACCATGCCAGGGTCGAAGAATGGAAGTTATAAAGGAGCTTGGGACATTGAGCTAGGTTTCAAGGATGGAAAGTTATACCTATTCCAAATACGTCCTTTTGTAGAAAATGATCAGGCAAAAAATTCAGAATACCTCGCTACTATTGATAGCGATGTTAATTTGAATACGGAATTATATCTAAATAAAAATATCAAAAATTGA
- a CDS encoding serine hydrolase: MKKQHYIALTVCAAIITMALYPIDGFERTGIKRLKRLEKTLDSTITEYYLKPGSFKKTDEINLWLCEDTVAVDSIMKVDEEFQDRMTRLFPRRNGYAITVLDISDPDNMRYAEMNENSGFQPGSVGKLAVATAFFTQLGELCPDDFDVRIRLMKNKVVKSGVWGVGDHHTVPIYTPETDKYVKRQVIASDEFSLYEWVDHMLSVSNNGAASIVWREALLMKIFGDEYFDLTQEQADEYWKTADKKELSELATEVVNQPLRDLGITHDEWRLGSFFTNGPDRIARATGGSIGTPKGLMKWFIKLEQGKIVDEKSSLELKRLMYLTDRRIRYAYSSRLNDAAVYFKSGSYYSGGGVKYAGTNFNYMNSVILVEHPDGTNYIVCLMSNILGKNSAGDHMYLASAIDKAIRKEG, translated from the coding sequence TTGAAAAAGCAACACTATATCGCATTGACAGTTTGTGCAGCCATAATTACCATGGCTCTATATCCTATCGATGGATTTGAAAGAACAGGAATTAAAAGATTAAAACGTCTAGAAAAAACGCTAGATAGTACCATCACAGAATATTATCTCAAACCAGGCTCCTTCAAAAAAACAGATGAAATAAACTTATGGCTCTGTGAAGATACGGTCGCTGTAGATTCCATCATGAAGGTGGATGAGGAATTTCAGGACAGAATGACAAGATTGTTCCCAAGACGTAATGGGTATGCTATCACTGTTTTGGATATCTCAGACCCAGATAACATGCGATATGCAGAGATGAATGAGAATAGTGGATTCCAACCAGGAAGTGTAGGAAAGCTAGCCGTAGCTACAGCATTTTTTACTCAATTAGGAGAACTTTGTCCAGATGATTTTGATGTTCGCATCAGGCTCATGAAAAATAAAGTTGTGAAATCAGGAGTTTGGGGTGTTGGCGATCATCATACGGTACCTATTTACACCCCAGAAACCGACAAGTATGTCAAGCGCCAAGTGATCGCAAGCGATGAGTTCAGTCTTTACGAGTGGGTGGATCATATGTTAAGCGTTAGTAATAATGGCGCAGCAAGTATTGTATGGAGAGAAGCTCTATTGATGAAAATATTTGGTGATGAATATTTTGATTTGACTCAAGAACAAGCAGATGAGTATTGGAAAACCGCAGATAAAAAAGAATTATCAGAGCTAGCTACTGAGGTAGTGAATCAACCATTGAGGGATCTAGGCATTACTCATGATGAGTGGAGACTTGGTAGTTTTTTTACCAATGGACCAGATAGAATTGCCCGAGCTACTGGTGGTAGTATTGGAACTCCCAAAGGCTTAATGAAATGGTTCATCAAGTTAGAGCAGGGGAAAATCGTCGACGAGAAGTCAAGTCTGGAATTGAAACGCTTAATGTATCTAACAGATCGACGTATACGTTACGCTTACAGCTCAAGACTAAATGATGCTGCGGTGTACTTCAAATCAGGGAGTTATTACAGTGGTGGTGGAGTGAAATATGCGGGAACAAATTTCAATTACATGAATAGTGTGATCCTCGTGGAACACCCAGATGGAACAAATTATATCGTTTGTTTGATGTCGAATATTCTAGGGAAAAACAGTGCTGGAGATCACATGTATCTAGCAAGTGCTATTGATAAAGCGATACGCAAAGAAGGTTAA